One window of the Tubulanus polymorphus chromosome 11, tnTubPoly1.2, whole genome shotgun sequence genome contains the following:
- the LOC141912621 gene encoding muscle LIM protein 1-like yields MPWKPPVVEKCPGCNKAVYAAEERLAAGKKWHKQCLKCGMCNKYLDSTTTSEHEGKVYCRQCHGRKFGPKGYGFGGGAGALSMDTGKQFGNEASEMSNVPSDAAPQ; encoded by the exons ATGCCTTGGAAGCCACCAGTAGTCGAAAAGTGCCCAGGATGTAACAAGGCTGTGTACGCCGCAGAGGAGAGACTGGCTGCCGGAAAGAAATGGCACAAACAGTGTTTGAAATGTG GAATGTGCAATAAGTATCTGGACAGTACTACGACGTCGGAACACGaaggcaaggtttactgtcGCCAGTGCCACGGCAGGAAGTTCGGACCTAAAGGCTACGGTTTCGGCGGCGGTGCCGGTGCATTGAGCATGGACACTGGTAAACAATTCGGCAACGAAGCCAGCGAGATGTC GAACGTACCGTCTGATGCCGCTCCGCAATAA